From the Lolium rigidum isolate FL_2022 chromosome 2, APGP_CSIRO_Lrig_0.1, whole genome shotgun sequence genome, one window contains:
- the LOC124692150 gene encoding uncharacterized protein LOC124692150 isoform X2 yields the protein MATTLSLSSPLFLAAPPKVASAAPSRSTANLPCRGYFPGLAHGRKQQRRTSVVSVFGRKTKITRETVVPDPDYRLPIAILGIAGAFAYADNLLAAAPVGLLGLLLLFQTTRVRFVFDDEALEVKVGNQLQESGENVFVGGKNRWKYSTFVNWELWWPQFPILVYFKETQTKPEGQIHFFPVIFNGQQLYDTMVERAGPSETSGPNR from the exons ATGGCGACCACTCTCTCGTTATCTTCTCCCCTCTTCCTCGCCGCTCCGCCCAAAG TGGCTTCAGCTGCTCCATCACGGAGCACTGCAAATCTACCATGCAGGGGATATTTCCCTGGCCTGGCGCATGGCCGGAAGCAACAACGACGCACATCAGTAGTATCCGTG TTTGGGCGAAAGACAAAGATCACCAGAGAAACAGTTGTCCCTGACCCAGACTACCGGTTACCGATAGCTATACTTG GGATTGCTGGTGCATTTGCATATGCGGACAACCTTCTTGCTGCTGCACCTGTAGGCCTTCTGGGGCTGCTTCTTTTGTTCCAG ACTACTAGAGTTAGATTCGTCTTTGATGATGAGGCCCTG GAAGTGAAAGTGGGAAATCAGCTGCAGGAATCAGGCGAAAATGTTTTTGTTGGTGGCAAGAACCGTTGGAA GTACTCAACATTCGTGAACTGGGAACTATGGTGGCCACAATTCCCTATCCTGGTTTACTTCAAAGAGACCCAAACAAAACCCGAAGGCCAAATTCATTTCTTCCCTGTGATTTTC AACGGCCAGCAACTCTATGATACTATGGTGGAGCGTGCTGGACCTTCGGAAACAAGCGGGCCTAATCGCTGA
- the LOC124692150 gene encoding uncharacterized protein LOC124692150 isoform X1 — MATTLSLSSPLFLAAPPKARVVISLVVASAAPSRSTANLPCRGYFPGLAHGRKQQRRTSVVSVFGRKTKITRETVVPDPDYRLPIAILGIAGAFAYADNLLAAAPVGLLGLLLLFQTTRVRFVFDDEALEVKVGNQLQESGENVFVGGKNRWKYSTFVNWELWWPQFPILVYFKETQTKPEGQIHFFPVIFNGQQLYDTMVERAGPSETSGPNR, encoded by the exons ATGGCGACCACTCTCTCGTTATCTTCTCCCCTCTTCCTCGCCGCTCCGCCCAAAG CTAGAGTTGTGATTTCTCTTGTAGTGGCTTCAGCTGCTCCATCACGGAGCACTGCAAATCTACCATGCAGGGGATATTTCCCTGGCCTGGCGCATGGCCGGAAGCAACAACGACGCACATCAGTAGTATCCGTG TTTGGGCGAAAGACAAAGATCACCAGAGAAACAGTTGTCCCTGACCCAGACTACCGGTTACCGATAGCTATACTTG GGATTGCTGGTGCATTTGCATATGCGGACAACCTTCTTGCTGCTGCACCTGTAGGCCTTCTGGGGCTGCTTCTTTTGTTCCAG ACTACTAGAGTTAGATTCGTCTTTGATGATGAGGCCCTG GAAGTGAAAGTGGGAAATCAGCTGCAGGAATCAGGCGAAAATGTTTTTGTTGGTGGCAAGAACCGTTGGAA GTACTCAACATTCGTGAACTGGGAACTATGGTGGCCACAATTCCCTATCCTGGTTTACTTCAAAGAGACCCAAACAAAACCCGAAGGCCAAATTCATTTCTTCCCTGTGATTTTC AACGGCCAGCAACTCTATGATACTATGGTGGAGCGTGCTGGACCTTCGGAAACAAGCGGGCCTAATCGCTGA
- the LOC124692150 gene encoding uncharacterized protein LOC124692150 isoform X3, whose protein sequence is MATTLSLSSPLFLAAPPKAAPSRSTANLPCRGYFPGLAHGRKQQRRTSVVSVFGRKTKITRETVVPDPDYRLPIAILGIAGAFAYADNLLAAAPVGLLGLLLLFQTTRVRFVFDDEALEVKVGNQLQESGENVFVGGKNRWKYSTFVNWELWWPQFPILVYFKETQTKPEGQIHFFPVIFNGQQLYDTMVERAGPSETSGPNR, encoded by the exons ATGGCGACCACTCTCTCGTTATCTTCTCCCCTCTTCCTCGCCGCTCCGCCCAAAG CTGCTCCATCACGGAGCACTGCAAATCTACCATGCAGGGGATATTTCCCTGGCCTGGCGCATGGCCGGAAGCAACAACGACGCACATCAGTAGTATCCGTG TTTGGGCGAAAGACAAAGATCACCAGAGAAACAGTTGTCCCTGACCCAGACTACCGGTTACCGATAGCTATACTTG GGATTGCTGGTGCATTTGCATATGCGGACAACCTTCTTGCTGCTGCACCTGTAGGCCTTCTGGGGCTGCTTCTTTTGTTCCAG ACTACTAGAGTTAGATTCGTCTTTGATGATGAGGCCCTG GAAGTGAAAGTGGGAAATCAGCTGCAGGAATCAGGCGAAAATGTTTTTGTTGGTGGCAAGAACCGTTGGAA GTACTCAACATTCGTGAACTGGGAACTATGGTGGCCACAATTCCCTATCCTGGTTTACTTCAAAGAGACCCAAACAAAACCCGAAGGCCAAATTCATTTCTTCCCTGTGATTTTC AACGGCCAGCAACTCTATGATACTATGGTGGAGCGTGCTGGACCTTCGGAAACAAGCGGGCCTAATCGCTGA